The proteins below come from a single Pristiophorus japonicus isolate sPriJap1 chromosome 18, sPriJap1.hap1, whole genome shotgun sequence genomic window:
- the LOC139228973 gene encoding cyclin-L1-like isoform X2 codes for MNDSLRTDVFVRYHPETIACTCIYLAARALEIPLPNRPHWFLLFGTSEEEMKEICVKILKLYTRKKANLEYLDNEVEKRKAALQEAKAKAKGLLPDGTPALDTAPSFSPSSKPDSPKDGKFEKPSPLSIQAMKNARRKLEEEEKWPRSTSPFNGVQKGKSSRSRSRSKGRSYSRSRSRSHSPRRRRTRSRSASNSSRSRSHSRSRSDSPPQRHKRSSPYIGRPKAKEYDDMREYKYNSHKHRRSHSRSYSKSLSRSRSRSRERLDFPRKHKESRSHHRERRHDQSRSYERSAKHHNSHSGHSRHRR; via the exons ATGAATGACAGCCTGCGGACAGATGTGTTTGTCCGGTACCATCCAGAGACCATTGCCTGTACATGTATCTACTTGGCTGCGAGGGCACTTGAG ATTCCACTTCCAAATCGACCCCATTGGTTTCTACTGTTTGGAACAAGTGAAGAAGAAATGAAGGAAATCTGTGTGAAAATCTTAAAGCTCTACACCAGGAAGAAG GCAAATTTGGAATACCTTGACAATGAAGTTGAAAAGCGGAAGGCGGCTCTTCAAGAAGCGAAAGCTAAAGCCAAGGGCCTTTTGCCAGATGGTACACCTGCGTTAGATACTGCACCTAGCTTCTCGCCATCCTCAAAACCAG ATTCTCCCAAGGATGGGAAGTTTGAAAAACCTTCGCCGCTATCTATTCAGGCAATGAAAAATGCGAGAAGAAAACTGGAGGAGGAAGAAAAATGGCCCCGATCTACTAGTCCTTTTAATGG TGTTCAAAAGGGGAAGAGCAGCAGAAGTCGAAGCAGAAGCAAAGGTCGGAGTTACTCAAGGTCTCGCTCAAGATCACATTCCCCAAGGAGGCG AAGAACAAGAAGTCGTTCTGCATCCAACAGCTCTCGATCCCGCAGCCACTCGAGAAGCCGCAGTGATTCCCCTCCACAAAGACACAAACGAAGCTCGCCTTACATTGGCAGGCCAAAAGCCAAAGAATATGATGATATGCGAGAATACAAATACAATTCCCATAAACACAGGCGATCGCACAGCAGGAGCTACAGCAAAAGCTTGTCACGGTCCCGAAGCAGATCCAGAGAGCGTTTAGATTTTCCTCGCAAGCACAAAGAAAGTCGGAGCCATCACCGAGAGCGAAGGCACGATCAATCGCGATCTTACGAAAGGTCTGCAAAACATCACAACAGTCATTCTGGCCACAGCAGGCACAGGCGGTGA
- the LOC139228973 gene encoding cyclin-L1-like isoform X1 has translation MAASGILIGDKLYSSIALTLENCLISEEKLSLTASVSDGLEPEVETDLRIVGCELIQAAGILLKLPQVAMATGQVLFQRFFYSKSFVKHPMEILSMACVHLASKIEEDPRRIRDVINVFHHLRKLREKKSPVPLPLDQSYVNLKNQVIKAERRVLKELGFCVHVKHPHKIIVMYLQVLECERNRPLVQTAWNYMNDSLRTDVFVRYHPETIACTCIYLAARALEIPLPNRPHWFLLFGTSEEEMKEICVKILKLYTRKKANLEYLDNEVEKRKAALQEAKAKAKGLLPDGTPALDTAPSFSPSSKPDSPKDGKFEKPSPLSIQAMKNARRKLEEEEKWPRSTSPFNGVQKGKSSRSRSRSKGRSYSRSRSRSHSPRRRRTRSRSASNSSRSRSHSRSRSDSPPQRHKRSSPYIGRPKAKEYDDMREYKYNSHKHRRSHSRSYSKSLSRSRSRSRERLDFPRKHKESRSHHRERRHDQSRSYERSAKHHNSHSGHSRHRR, from the exons ATGGCGGCTAGCGGCATTCTCATCGGCGACAAGTTGTACTCCAGCATCGCCCTGACCCTGGAGAACTGCCTGATTTCCGAAGAGAAGCTTTCCCTGACGGCTTCCGTGTCGGACGGGCTGGAGCCGGAGGTGGAGACCGACCTGAGGATCGTGGGATGCGAGTTAATCCAGGCCGCCGGCATCTTGCTCAAACTACCTCAG GTGGCAATGGCAACCGGACAAGTTTTGTTCCAGCGCTTCTTTTATTCAAAATCCTTTGTGAAGCATCCCATGGAG ATATTATCAATGGCCTGCGTTCATCTGGCATCTAAAATTGAAGAAGACCCCAGGCGCATTCGGGACGTCATCAATGTGTTTCATCATTTGCGAAAACTCAGGGAGAAGAA ATCTCCTGTGCCACTTCCTTTGGACCAGAGTTACGTCAACCTAAAGAACCAAGTCATAAAGGCAGAAAGACGAGTGCTAAAGGAGCTAGGATTCTGTGTTCATGTCAAGCACCCTCACAAG ATTATCGTTATGTATCTTCAGGTGTTAGAATGTGAACGTAACCGGCCTCTGGTCCAGACTGCATG GAATTATATGAATGACAGCCTGCGGACAGATGTGTTTGTCCGGTACCATCCAGAGACCATTGCCTGTACATGTATCTACTTGGCTGCGAGGGCACTTGAG ATTCCACTTCCAAATCGACCCCATTGGTTTCTACTGTTTGGAACAAGTGAAGAAGAAATGAAGGAAATCTGTGTGAAAATCTTAAAGCTCTACACCAGGAAGAAG GCAAATTTGGAATACCTTGACAATGAAGTTGAAAAGCGGAAGGCGGCTCTTCAAGAAGCGAAAGCTAAAGCCAAGGGCCTTTTGCCAGATGGTACACCTGCGTTAGATACTGCACCTAGCTTCTCGCCATCCTCAAAACCAG ATTCTCCCAAGGATGGGAAGTTTGAAAAACCTTCGCCGCTATCTATTCAGGCAATGAAAAATGCGAGAAGAAAACTGGAGGAGGAAGAAAAATGGCCCCGATCTACTAGTCCTTTTAATGG TGTTCAAAAGGGGAAGAGCAGCAGAAGTCGAAGCAGAAGCAAAGGTCGGAGTTACTCAAGGTCTCGCTCAAGATCACATTCCCCAAGGAGGCG AAGAACAAGAAGTCGTTCTGCATCCAACAGCTCTCGATCCCGCAGCCACTCGAGAAGCCGCAGTGATTCCCCTCCACAAAGACACAAACGAAGCTCGCCTTACATTGGCAGGCCAAAAGCCAAAGAATATGATGATATGCGAGAATACAAATACAATTCCCATAAACACAGGCGATCGCACAGCAGGAGCTACAGCAAAAGCTTGTCACGGTCCCGAAGCAGATCCAGAGAGCGTTTAGATTTTCCTCGCAAGCACAAAGAAAGTCGGAGCCATCACCGAGAGCGAAGGCACGATCAATCGCGATCTTACGAAAGGTCTGCAAAACATCACAACAGTCATTCTGGCCACAGCAGGCACAGGCGGTGA